The DNA sequence TTGCCTGGCAGTAAGCATTACGTCGTAAATTGATCAATTGAAGCTAATGTCTACCTACAGCTACAACGTTGTCCCACGGCAAACGTTTCAGCCGATATTCGATCGTGCATACAGGAAAGAGATGCCTGTAAACAGAAAAGTCGGTGCACAGGAGCTCGCTCTTCTGTACATTATCTTGGCAATGGGAGCTCTGCATAACCTCGAATTGCCGCCAAACGACCCCATCGCTGAAGAGTACTCGACTTTGTCCAAAATTTGTCTCGCAAAAGGAGAGTTTATGATCCATTGTACGACAATCGGTATTATGGCTTTGGTGAGCTCTCCTTGGGTTGAGATCACAAGAAGCAATACTGACAAAGCATAAGCATGTCATGGCTCATTTTCATCTAGAAACTGAGAAAGGGAGGAATGGAGATTCTGCATGGCCTCTCTGGGGTCTAGCTATGCGATTGATACAAGGGGTAAATGTAGCTCACAAATTTGCAGGTTTACAATGCTGACGATATAGTAGATGGGCTTACATCGAGATGGTGCAAGATGGAACTTGGCACCTGAGATAGTAGAAGAGCGCCGGTAGGTCATGGGAGTTTATATCTCCTTCGTGAAGCTCGCTGACATTGCATGTAGTCGAGTCTTCTGGGAATCTCATGCCGCTGATATCCTTCAAGCCAACTGCTTCTCCCGACCGTGAGTTGTCATTTCGTCCAGCTCAAACGGCAATCTCTAAAGAAGAGCTCATATAGGAGCTCCATTCCCCCGGACTATATCGATACTTGTTTCCCTTCTGAGGACCCCGAGTTTCTTATCCCTACGCAAGAGGCACAGAACCAGGAGAAAGGTTACTGGACTTTGAAGTTTGAGCTAGCAAAGATATCTGGAGCGTAAATCGTCTTTTTATATTACTTGGATGATGAGCGTGAGTCGCTTACTTTGCCTAGGATTCTGGATCTCGCAATGAAGGTAGATCCACCCTCATATGACACGGTGACGACCTTGCATGAGCGTTTGTGAGCCTTTCCATTAATGAACGTAAAGGGATTGGCTGACCTGTTCTAGATGTGGTTTTGAACAACAAGTACCTTACCATCTTCGTTGCCGAACAGCTCTTCTAGCGTTGCCTTCTATTTATCCTGATCCAACTCAGGCGGTAAGAGACAGCCCTGAAGTCTCAAAAAGAGATCTTCACCTTACTTTCCAGGTCTGTTGCCTCTTGAAGCTTGTGACGTCCGGATTAATTTTTGTGGAATAGCAATTCACATTGTATATCCAAATCTCCGAGACTATACTGTTCCTTCATCGGCCATATTTTGCAAAGGCGTTACATGAGAGATTATCAGACCCTACGAGATCAGTATATGGTCAATCCTATCTCTCTGTAGTTGAGCGATGTAACGTGAGTGAAAAGCCGGAGGTGTTTGCCGCCTGCTAAATATCAGTGCAGTGTATCATTCAACTTGTGTCCGCCATCTATGCTTTGCACCCTTACATATGCGCTCGACATTGGTTCTTATGGGCAAGTAGATTTTCCGGTGGTAGTCCAAGCCGTGCTGACCCTCATTCTTCGTAGTATCATGCCTTCAATTCCGCAGTTTGTATGGGTACCCTTATCCTCCAGACGCCTCACAATCCTATGGCCACATTCGCACTCTCCCAAATCGACGCATCTATCACTCTGTACACCTCTGTTGTCCAAAGCCACGCCTCTCCGCGTCTCGCCAAGAATCTCCAATGGCTTCTCCGTTTGCGCCACAGAGCACACACCAAGATGAACCAAAACCCTCCCGATGCGGAAGTGGAAGCCATGGCCGCAATGCATACAAGcaatgaagaggatgaggataTAGAGTTGTTGGGTTGGAGGACAAGGTTGATCCATAGGGCTACAAAGGGCACGCAAAAGGCTACTACAATCTCCCCTATGGCGGGCAGTCAAGCATACCATACGCCTTCTCCTGGAACTTCAGTCACGCAAACGATTACGCAGGCGCTGCAGCAGCATTTCGGAGGGGATGGGGCTGGGGGGGGAGGTATGCCTGTGGATCAGTTGAGTTCGTCTTCGAATAATCCTATCATTACATCGACAGACCTTCTCGTAAGTAGTGTTGGAGGGCTTCCTATCATAGACTAACAATACCTTTTTTGTGCAGCTTCATCAGTTCTGGGATCCGCGGATGTTGCACGAGACTTTTGCCGGAGAGCAGACGTTGATGGGGAACGTTGAACCTTCAGTGAGCTAGTCTCCTGCCTGCTTGAGGTTGTACTGATCTCCATCTACAGTCTGTGAATTGGTGGGATTGGGATGCCTTAGCAGGAGGGGCGAGCTCCAGTAATCAATAATTTCCGAGAAAGGCGGGTCAGATATAGCAACAATGTACTATCATCGATCATGATTAATAGAGAATTGGGTATTTTTGTGTATATGTATACCGTGCTCTGTGTTCTCGGTTGTCCTGGCTTAAAACATCTGCCTTCGCTCTGGACTCTGTAATTTGTGGATGGCTTTTTTACGGTTCGGTTTGCTTGTCTCCTTCGGAAGCTAAAAAGCGACTAAAATTCGTCAATGTTTAGGAAAGAGTAGTACGCACTACACAGAGCATGCCCCCGCTTTCTTTAAGTCCTATATGATCCGAACCGACTTATCATTCGGCGATTCGGTTAGTCAAACATCATGAGCTGTTTCGGATCAGATGGGGCCACAAAAAGTCTTTCGATTTTGACCAAGAGCTCGAGCTTTTCTTGGGCCTGCCGTCTGTCGTCTGTCGCTGTAAAATATCATATTTCGTGAACCAAGCCTTTCTTGCATTGTTGTACCATGCATACGTAGCGGCGGAGTAGCGCTGTGGGCCACTGACAAAATTCACTCATCATGATTGATGAATAGATATCCCCCACCCTGACGCTGATTTTTATCATGACATCATCTTTCATTTTTAGAAAACCCCCACGCGACCGCGTGGAGAAACAACACGGCCCCGCTTGCCCCTCTTTTAGCCCCCTGAATAAATATGAGCGTTCCTCTTCTGAAAGCTGTTCCGTCCTAGTCCCCGCCCTGCTGCTCCTTGGCATGCCGACAGTCGACAAGCGCTGCGGCGGATGACATGCTGGTCATTAAAACAGGATCAAACAACCTTATATTAGTTCAGGGAGCAATTCGGCAACGGCAGCGAAGCACACAGGCGGCTACTGACAGCTCAGCTTCGGGACAGTAGCCGGATAGGAGAGTACGAATAGAGGTGTAACATGTCGGAAATCATCTACTTTGCCCTGTTGTATTTTGCATCAGAAGCAAAGATAATTGGTGAGAGGCCATTGATTTTGCCGGGCATGACAGGTTTTGTAACCGACCTGGCGGGCCGTCACCGAAAGATATATAAGCCGGGCCAAGATGAGTTTTCCTGCCTGTTCTCTATGTTCATTAAACATAAGCTGCTTGCCATAATCACTATTGTTGTCTCAGACCCCTTTACTCATTATATCGACTATAAACATGTCTGCCAGTGACCCAACCAACGTCGTTCACGAGAAACATGAAAGGCCCGAACATCTGTCAGACGCCGATAATGGCACAATATTTTCCAGCAACGGTTTCCGTTTATCAGAGGAAGATATTCAAGCAGCTCGAGATGTTAGACCATCTAGAGTTTCCGGCAAGGGGTTGACATGGATGGTAAGTCTGGAAGTTGAATATATTTTTCAAGGATCTGACATTCCCTACCAGGTAACCTTTGTCGCTGGTACCGGTTTTACCCTTTTCGGATACGACCAAGGTGTTATGTCGGGTCTTTTAACCCTCCCATCTTTTGAAGCTCAGTTCCCCAACACCGCTGGTGGTTTCCAAGGATCCCGAACAGCGACTCTTCAGTCATTCATGGTGGCCATCTGTAAGTTCTCGATTGCTCTACAGTACACACATCTGTTTTCTAACTCTTTGCCCTAGACGAGATTGGCTGTATGATGGGTGCCATTTCAAGTATTTGGATTGGTGACCGACTTGGTCGTCGACATACCATCTCTCTGTAAGTTAGAGCGGAAATTTAGTCACTTGATTCCTGAAGTTGACGATGCGTAGTGGTGGCTTAATCATGCTTGTCGGCGCCATCCTTCAGACTGCCGCAGTTGATTACGCCATGATGCTCGTCGCCCGTGTTGTTACAGGTGTCGGAAATGGTCTCTTAACTTCTACTGTCCCCGCATATCAGAGTGAATGTTCCAAACCCCACCGACGAGGTCAACTCGTGCTTGTAGAGGGTTCTTTGATCGCCTTTGGTATTATGGTTTCTTATTGGTAAGTCATGACGACGATTTACGAGAGAAGGCATGGCTAATGCGTTTTCAGGATGGATCTCGCCTTCTATTTCACCTCCGGATCCATTTCATGGCGATTCCCTATTGCGTTCCAAATTGTGTTCATTTTGATCATGGTCTTTTGCATGGTATGTTGGCGAAAAAAGTAATGCCTTCATTTTGCTTACAACGCTCCTCTAGTACGTCTTCCGACTCCCCGAGTCTCCTCGATGGCTTGCCGCGAACGGTAAAAACGCCGAATCTCTTGCAGTTCTTGCTGCCTTGTCCAACACAACAGTTGACGACCAAGAGGTTATGAACACTTTCCATGGGATTACGGACACTCTCGCGGCAGAGAACTCTGGTTCTTTCAAGTTCTCCGAGATCTTCACTCATGGAAAGTCTCAGCACTTTAGGAGGACGTTGCTCGGTATGGCTGCTCAGTGTTTTCAACAGATTTGTGGAATTAAGTGAGTTGAGCCCCTAAATTACTAGAAATTTTTGAAGCTGACCGGAATGTAGCCTTATTACCTATTATCTTACTTCTGTGCTGACTGGTCTCGGCCTCGACGCGGTTATGTCTAGAATCATCTCGGGTGTCAACGGTACTTGCTACTTCCTCACTTCTCTTGTCGCCATTGCGATCATCGAACGCGCTGGTCGTCGCCATCTTATGCTCTGGATGGCCGGGTTCCAAGCTGTCACTATGGCTATTCTCGCAGGTCTTTATGACCTCTCCACCAATGAGGAAAACCCGAACAAGACTGCCCAAGTCTTCTCTGTCCTTATgcttttcctcttcaacaCTTGGTTCTCTGTCGGTTACCTTGGTATGACCTGGCTTTATCCGGCTGAAGTCACTCCTCTTCGAGTGCGCGCCCCTGCCAATGCGTTGTCTACTGCCTCCAACTGGGTCTTCAACTTTATGGTCGTCATGGCTACTGGTCCCATGTTCGCCAACATCGGCTGGGGTACATATGCCTTTTTTGCTGCCATCAACGCCGTCGTTATCCTTCCTTCTGTTTATTTGTTCTTCCCTGGTATGTCCTCTTCTCCCGCTCGTCCTGTAAGGAGGGCTAACTTTTCATGCAGAGACCAAGCGATACAGTCTTGAAGACTTGGACATTATCTTCGCCAAGGCCAACACAGAGGGTCGTTCACCTGTTCGTGTCTCCCTTCACCCTGAAGAGATTCCTCCTGCTGGTTCAAGGGAGGCTGAAGAAATCCTCGGCCGCGCACCCGCCCCTCACATAAAGTCTACGACTAGCCACGGCAACATGATCACAAGAGCATTGTCAAGGACGAGTGAGAGTGGCAAAGACCGTGACCAACACCACGAGACTGCTTAGACGTTTTTCATTGTAGTGTAGTGTAGCATTGGTGTATCTCGAGGACTGCATTAGAAAACGGAGCTGTATTATTGGTATCCGCATCTCTGTGCCATTAATAGGCTGAGATTTTATATTCTTTTTGAGGGTCGCATGCATTGTGTAGTTAGATGTACCCTTGCAGTTAGAAGGCTTATGCCCACTACCTCTCCAAATCTTGTCCCATATGTAAGTTTTTTACTTAGTCTTGAAACGGATGCCCTTTCTGTCTGCGTTTTTAAGAAGTGTTCGTTAGTAGCTAGCCAACAACATGCTGCTATAGTAGGAGATCGAGGAACCGCtgtcgaagaagagagaaaaagggaTGCATATTCTAGAAATGTGAGCTCGTAGTATACGTACCGCATTTGGAAGGAAACGAGAAAATAATGGTACCACGCAGAGATCTGAGAGTAGAACACAGGTAGGGAATAAAAGACAGAAAAAGAACCTGCCCGCCGAGAAACAAAAGGTCGCAAAAAACAACGAGGGGAAGCCCCGGACAAATATTCTGCCGGAGATCGAAATCGGGGCGGGGATGGACCATTCAATTGATCCATTTCACAAAACGAAACAATAACGAACATCGGGCTGACCTGAGCTAGCGCTTGGTGTGCAACGTACGTGGGTTGCATATAATTGAAATGCTTCGCCTCACATCTTTTTAGGGCAAACTATCTATGTCCACAACTCAAGGTTATGTCACAGCAGTAAGCATCACGAGAGAATGACCATCAGTTCAACAGAACTTACGTTGGGAAGTGCATCCAACTGATGAAGACGACAAGACAAGACAGACAGATACGCGATTAATGAAGTTACCAGCATGAACATCAACCGTGTTAAGGACTTGGTCCTAGATACATGACAGGCCATTTTACTGCAGCTCTTCTTCGGTTGCCATTTTATGGGGACCTCGTCCTGCAGAAGCCAATGATCATCAGTTGAGCGCACCTGAAGACGCTAACAACCCTACCGACATGACATTAGATAAGTCTATAGTGCAGGAGCACATTACAGGCATTGAAGATTCAACTATCCTACATAACGGTGACGCCTTTCGATTAAGTGTGGAACACATACTACCCAGGTGGCACTTCTGAGATTACTACCAGGTTATTTCTGTCTCTGTCGCAGGCTTCACCACCTTCAGTTAATTAAGATGCCATACCTGGTCTCTTGACCCTCCCGTCTTTTGTAGCCCAATACTCGAACGCTGCCTGGCGGTCTCGCGGAGTTGCAAATTGTAATCTACCATGGGTGCAATCTGTGAGTCCATTTTGAACACTTGATTTGGGCCTTAATTTTAATATACCTCTCTGTGTAGACGAATTGGTTGTATGATATGAGCTATTGCAAGCATTTGGTCAAATGACTGTTTTGGTGATCGATGTATGGTTTCTCTGTTGGTTTTATCAAATCAGATAAGTTACCTTCATTATCACCCACGGAGTACTCGAGTAGAAGTGTCATTATGCTTATAGTCGGTACCTACTAGCTGCTGCTGTCTACTATGGTGCTCGTTGTGTATGTGCTGAGCGGTGTCTGAACTTGGAACCGGCCTTGTGACTTCTTCGTTGCCGCATCAAAGTGAACGTGCAACGCCTCGCCAACAGGCTTGCCGGTGCTTGTCAAGGGCTTTTTGACCGCTTTTGGGTCCATATTCTCCTACCGCTATATCTCTATCGATGGGAGAATATGTGTGTGTTCCCCCAAGATTTATGACTAGCCTTCAGGATTGACCTTACCTTCTATTGACTTCCAGGTCAATTTATGAGGTCCGCGATAGTCTTCAAATCATGCTCGCTGTTATTATGATTATCTGTACGGTGTGCCATTATCATTCAATTCGTGATGTAAGAAACTCACTTATTCAGACCTCCTGCGACACCAGCACACATATAGACTACCCAAATCCCCTGGATGGCTTGCCACAAAGGGAAGATATGTTCATCTCTTATCTTTTCTTGCAACACCCGGAAACACTTTTGTCGAAGACCAAGACGTCATGGACATGTTCAACAGCATCACACCTTTGCGGAGGAGAAAGTCAGCTCTGAAATCTCCGAAATCTTCATCCATGGCAAATCCCAGTATAGTTGTTATGGTTACTTGTTCCATATTCTCCAACATCGGTTGGGGTAACTATATACAGGCAAGTAATCACGCCAGAAAAAACGATTGTAAGATAATGCAGAGCACTCAAAAACATGCATACCTAACTCCATTCCATAGTTTCCTCAAAACAAATCGAATACATGTTTACGGAGCCGATTCAAATAGGAATCGTCCAGGACCTTAAATCTTCCTCTTAGTGCTCACTACGAGGTGGATATGGCGGATCCCAATTGGAGGTAAAGGCATTGCTCAAGCTAGACGTATCCCCATACCCACCATAGATACCACCGTCGTCATCTAAAAAAGCGAGTAAACCGACCGCTGTTGCTCAAACTAGCTCATTTGGTCGTCATTGTAATTGACAGCACTGTAGTCTGAGGGGGCGATCAATAGTTGCTGTTGAAAGGGCATGGAAATTTGTTGGTGAGGGACTAATGGAGGCCCTGTACGTTGGAAATACGATTCATCAGTGTTAGCGCCATCCTTTGCGGTATGAATACTGGGTGTAAACGGCGGGAAGGGAAGCTGACTGTTCATGCGGCTACCAC is a window from the Cryptococcus gattii WM276 chromosome L, complete sequence genome containing:
- a CDS encoding Hypothetical Protein (Similar to TIGR gene model, INSD accession AAW44933.1), translating into MPPRDPKENTTDRSTLEPDNRDNNTQNPPPKKKRRQRQLYSCAECRRLKLKCDRQVPCSNCTRRGCQELCPNGSKQTVKGNSEDSVELRKRLEAVESLLTQHGVALPPSTSNGNSNDNEMANRPRSKSDTIEEDAMNRRSSVQMTSPSRYQNETQRDRATSVSARRSQSPASQPFPRNQSIAASTNPSQIIQSQTSHHAEDVHSAPVDPISNPTPTYGSMTMPSPGLNRVHFDFNTSAEDYRQTWAAGPHPSISYRHPSTVSSVRSDPIQQEQSFGTLVLSHGGGSKYLGPTAASEWLKDQEIQEAQDFGDTPGPSRAPSPSQRQRPVRASTMLDQGSIFPFDVISPSVSTQTIFDHLPPRHEASVLAESYYRYFAWHYNVVPRQTFQPIFDRAYRKEMPVNRKVGAQELALLYIILAMGALHNLELPPNDPIAEEYSTLSKICLAKGEFMIHCTTIGIMALHKHVMAHFHLETEKGRNGDSAWPLWGLAMRLIQGMGLHRDGARWNLAPEIVEERRRVFWESHAADILQANCFSRPILDLAMKQFTLYIQISETILFLHRPYFAKALHERLSDPTRSVYGQSYLSVVERCNCIIQLVSAIYALHPYICARHWFLWYHAFNSAVCMGTLILQTPHNPMATFALSQIDASITLYTSVVQSHASPRLAKNLQWLLRLRHRAHTKMNQNPPDAEVEAMAAMHTSNEEDEDIELLGWRTRLIHRATKGTQKATTISPMAGSQAYHTPSPGTSVTQTITQALQQHFGGDGAGGGGMPVDQLSSSSNNPIITSTDLLLHQFWDPRMLHETFAGEQTLMGNVEPSSVNWWDWDALAGGASSSNQ
- a CDS encoding sugar transporter, putative (Similar to TIGR gene model, INSD accession AAW44934.1); the protein is MSASDPTNVVHEKHERPEHLSDADNGTIFSSNGFRLSEEDIQAARDVRPSRVSGKGLTWMVTFVAGTGFTLFGYDQGVMSGLLTLPSFEAQFPNTAGGFQGSRTATLQSFMVAIYEIGCMMGAISSIWIGDRLGRRHTISLGGLIMLVGAILQTAAVDYAMMLVARVVTGVGNGLLTSTVPAYQSECSKPHRRGQLVLVEGSLIAFGIMVSYWMDLAFYFTSGSISWRFPIAFQIVFILIMVFCMYVFRLPESPRWLAANGKNAESLAVLAALSNTTVDDQEVMNTFHGITDTLAAENSGSFKFSEIFTHGKSQHFRRTLLGMAAQCFQQICGINLITYYLTSVLTGLGLDAVMSRIISGVNGTCYFLTSLVAIAIIERAGRRHLMLWMAGFQAVTMAILAGLYDLSTNEENPNKTAQVFSVLMLFLFNTWFSVGYLGMTWLYPAEVTPLRVRAPANALSTASNWVFNFMVVMATGPMFANIGWGTYAFFAAINAVVILPSVYLFFPETKRYSLEDLDIIFAKANTEGRSPVRVSLHPEEIPPAGSREAEEILGRAPAPHIKSTTSHGNMITRALSRTSESGKDRDQHHETA